One genomic region from Paroceanicella profunda encodes:
- the hisC gene encoding histidinol-phosphate transaminase — protein sequence MSTEHQTIRPQPGILDIAPYVGGESSLKGVNRVIKLSSNENPHGPSPRAIAAFRDTAASLALYPDGGHAGLRRAIAEVQGLDAERVICGAGSDEIISLLCQAYAGPGDEVIHTEHGFSMYRLCALANGATPVEVRERERVTDVDAILAACTERTKLVFLADPNNPTGTLAGAGELARLAAGLPPQALLVIDGAYAEYVRAPGYDAGLALVEGRDNVVMTRTFSKIHGLAALRVGWGYGPAHVIDVLARVRGPFNVSLPALAAAEAAMRDVEYTSHCVVQNEVWRDWLAKELRRHGVPSDPAHGNFILARFDSPETALACDEALRRRGLIVRRVAGYGLPDCLRLTVGDADACRLLAEAIGAFMTGTHP from the coding sequence ATGAGCACGGAACACCAGACCATCCGCCCCCAGCCGGGCATTCTCGACATCGCGCCCTACGTGGGCGGCGAGAGCAGCCTCAAGGGCGTGAACCGGGTCATCAAGCTGTCCTCGAACGAGAACCCGCACGGGCCCAGCCCGCGCGCCATCGCGGCCTTCCGCGACACGGCCGCCTCCCTCGCGCTCTACCCCGACGGCGGCCATGCCGGCCTGCGCCGTGCCATCGCCGAGGTGCAGGGGCTGGACGCGGAGCGGGTGATCTGCGGCGCGGGCTCCGACGAGATCATCTCCCTGCTCTGCCAGGCCTATGCTGGCCCGGGCGACGAGGTGATCCACACCGAGCACGGCTTCTCCATGTACCGGCTCTGCGCCCTCGCCAACGGCGCCACCCCGGTGGAGGTGCGCGAGCGCGAGCGGGTGACGGACGTGGACGCCATCCTCGCCGCCTGCACCGAGCGCACGAAGCTCGTCTTCCTCGCGGACCCGAACAACCCCACCGGCACGCTGGCCGGTGCGGGCGAGCTCGCCCGGCTCGCCGCCGGCCTGCCGCCGCAGGCGCTGCTGGTGATCGACGGCGCCTATGCCGAATACGTGCGCGCGCCGGGTTATGACGCCGGCCTCGCGCTGGTCGAGGGCCGCGACAACGTGGTGATGACCCGCACCTTCTCCAAGATCCACGGGCTCGCGGCGCTGCGCGTGGGCTGGGGCTACGGCCCGGCGCATGTGATCGACGTGCTGGCCCGGGTGCGCGGGCCGTTCAACGTCTCGCTCCCGGCCCTCGCGGCCGCCGAAGCCGCGATGCGCGACGTGGAGTACACCAGCCATTGCGTGGTGCAGAACGAGGTCTGGCGCGACTGGCTGGCCAAGGAACTGCGCCGCCACGGCGTGCCGTCCGACCCCGCGCACGGGAACTTCATCCTCGCGCGCTTCGACAGCCCGGAAACGGCCCTCGCCTGCGACGAGGCCCTGCGCCGCCGCGGGCTGATCGTGCGCCGGGTGGCGGGCTATGGCCTGCCGGACTGCCTGCGCCTCACCGTGGGCGACGCGGACGCCTGCCGCCTGCTGGCCGAGGCCATCGGCGCCTTCATGACGGGAACGCATCCATGA
- a CDS encoding extensin family protein, with protein MRLRLAAALAALVAFSAAAPAQQATPTPPETGVNVTPLPKLDLAPAGTGADAARSDLAPLTGSANPGTAAGTLPDAIRSAVETPQAEGAPQPAATPDAAPATRAAQQDTPAPQAAPGPTAAPRAPAVASEAAPAASPAASAETAPAPAASPAGTASDTAAPSADATSTAAPSPEAPATAAPDRATPETATAPARAPAPNPSVARESATPRAAPRSARTPSAPETAAAPSKAPAAALPAPQNANQPRQRPGTSTAPTVAASPEKPGAAARPGPAAPQDSRQPARATGTTGQAPREAAPPQRRPATAPVQGAAPGQDPSGTAAGGTAPAAFSSPTQGLPAPHPSYPLGVAASSPQAPRVASRPRPRGAVPLRAAGRNTGPERITFAAARPSARARTPSGAMICDDPRLSGQAVTQIVSAEPGCGIAQPVRVTEVSGVRLSRPITVNCRLASRLADWMEDSAVPAALSLGTELVSVDTVASYSCRPRNNRAGAKVSEHGRGNAVDIAAFNLANGRQVTVLEGWQSGRDRPFLAALHKRACGPFGTVLGPNSDRYHRNHFHLDIAEHSNGAYCR; from the coding sequence TTGAGGCTGCGTCTCGCCGCGGCGCTGGCCGCGCTGGTTGCCTTCTCTGCAGCCGCTCCGGCGCAGCAGGCAACCCCGACACCTCCCGAAACCGGGGTGAACGTCACCCCTTTGCCGAAGCTGGACCTCGCGCCCGCCGGAACCGGCGCGGACGCCGCGCGCAGCGATCTCGCGCCGCTGACCGGCAGCGCGAACCCGGGGACGGCCGCCGGCACCCTGCCCGACGCCATCCGCTCCGCGGTGGAAACCCCGCAGGCCGAGGGCGCGCCGCAGCCCGCGGCCACCCCGGATGCCGCACCGGCCACGCGGGCCGCGCAGCAGGACACCCCGGCTCCGCAAGCCGCCCCTGGCCCGACGGCGGCCCCCCGCGCGCCGGCCGTCGCCTCCGAGGCCGCGCCCGCCGCCTCTCCGGCCGCTTCGGCTGAAACGGCACCGGCCCCGGCAGCATCGCCCGCCGGAACGGCATCCGACACCGCGGCACCTTCGGCCGATGCCACGTCCACCGCCGCACCTTCCCCCGAAGCGCCGGCGACCGCCGCGCCCGATCGGGCCACCCCGGAGACGGCCACCGCGCCGGCCCGGGCCCCGGCGCCGAACCCCTCCGTGGCCCGCGAGAGCGCCACGCCGCGCGCCGCCCCGCGCTCGGCGCGCACGCCCTCGGCCCCCGAGACCGCCGCCGCGCCCAGCAAGGCTCCGGCCGCCGCGCTGCCGGCTCCGCAGAACGCGAACCAGCCGCGCCAGCGCCCGGGCACGTCCACGGCCCCCACCGTGGCCGCCAGTCCGGAGAAGCCGGGGGCGGCGGCGCGGCCCGGCCCGGCCGCGCCGCAGGACAGCCGCCAGCCGGCCCGTGCCACCGGCACCACCGGCCAGGCACCGCGCGAAGCCGCACCGCCGCAGCGCCGCCCCGCCACCGCGCCCGTCCAGGGCGCGGCTCCCGGACAGGACCCGTCCGGAACAGCGGCCGGCGGCACAGCCCCGGCCGCTTTTTCGTCGCCCACGCAGGGGCTTCCCGCTCCGCACCCGTCCTATCCCCTGGGCGTGGCCGCGAGCAGCCCCCAGGCCCCGCGCGTCGCCAGCCGACCGCGGCCGCGCGGCGCGGTGCCGCTGCGCGCGGCCGGGCGCAACACCGGGCCGGAGCGCATCACCTTCGCCGCCGCGCGGCCCTCGGCGCGGGCCCGCACCCCGTCGGGCGCGATGATCTGCGATGACCCCCGCCTCTCCGGGCAGGCCGTCACCCAGATCGTGAGCGCCGAGCCCGGCTGCGGCATCGCCCAGCCGGTCCGGGTCACGGAAGTGTCCGGCGTGCGGCTCAGCCGGCCGATCACGGTGAATTGCCGGCTGGCCTCGCGCCTCGCGGACTGGATGGAGGACAGCGCCGTGCCCGCCGCGCTGTCACTGGGCACCGAGCTGGTGTCGGTCGACACCGTCGCCTCCTATTCCTGTCGGCCGCGGAACAACCGCGCCGGGGCGAAAGTGTCGGAGCATGGCCGGGGCAACGCCGTCGACATCGCGGCCTTCAACCTGGCCAATGGCCGGCAGGTGACGGTTCTGGAGGGATGGCAGTCCGGACGCGACCGGCCCTTCCTCGCGGCGCTGCACAAGCGCGCCTGCGGGCCGTTCGGCACGGTTCTGGGGCCGAATTCGGACCGGTATCACCGCAACCACTTCCACCTCGACATCGCCGAGCACAGCAACGGCGCCTACTGCCGCTGA
- a CDS encoding prephenate/arogenate dehydrogenase family protein, which yields MTTQPFRHVALIGLGLIASSISHALRRTGHDLRITGYARSAATRHRAAELGLCEVRDSAAEAAAGADLVILCVPMGAMEQVAREIAPVLTPGTVVSDVGSVKASVLEAVAPHMPTGVTFIPAHPIAGTEHSGPDAGFAELFDNRWCLITPSQDTNPAEIARLRVFWEELGARVDEMEAAHHDLVLAVTSHAPHLIAYTMVGVADDLRRVTNSEVIQYSAAGFRDFTRIAASDPTMWRDVFLTNKDATLEILGRFTEELFALQRAIRTGDGDMLHAYFTRTRAIRRSIVQAGQDTDAPDFGRHTRKSSR from the coding sequence ATGACCACGCAGCCTTTCCGCCACGTGGCGCTGATCGGGCTGGGGCTGATCGCCTCCTCGATCTCCCACGCCCTGCGCCGCACCGGGCACGACCTGCGCATCACCGGCTACGCGCGCTCCGCGGCCACCCGGCACCGGGCGGCGGAACTGGGTCTCTGCGAGGTGCGCGACAGCGCGGCGGAGGCCGCGGCCGGCGCCGATCTCGTCATCCTCTGCGTTCCCATGGGCGCGATGGAGCAGGTGGCACGCGAGATCGCCCCCGTGCTCACCCCCGGCACCGTGGTCTCCGACGTGGGTTCGGTGAAGGCCTCCGTGCTGGAAGCGGTGGCCCCGCACATGCCCACCGGTGTCACCTTCATTCCCGCGCATCCCATTGCCGGCACGGAACATTCCGGCCCGGACGCGGGCTTCGCGGAGCTGTTCGACAACCGCTGGTGCCTGATCACCCCCTCGCAGGACACCAACCCGGCGGAGATCGCGCGCCTGCGCGTCTTCTGGGAAGAGCTCGGCGCCCGGGTGGACGAGATGGAAGCCGCGCATCACGATCTCGTGCTTGCCGTCACCTCCCATGCGCCCCATCTCATCGCCTACACCATGGTCGGCGTTGCGGATGATCTGAGACGCGTGACAAACAGTGAAGTCATCCAGTATTCTGCTGCCGGGTTTCGGGATTTCACACGCATTGCCGCGTCGGATCCGACGATGTGGCGCGATGTGTTCCTGACCAACAAGGACGCGACGCTGGAAATTCTCGGGCGGTTCACGGAAGAACTCTTCGCCCTTCAGCGCGCGATTCGAACAGGGGACGGAGACATGCTGCACGCCTATTTCACCCGGACACGCGCCATCCGGCGCAGCATCGTCCAGGCCGGGCAGGACACCGACGCACCGGATTTCGGCCGCCACACCCGGAAGAGCAGCCGTTGA
- a CDS encoding LolA family protein, with the protein MNKRSFLGGMAAIALLAATGASAQSGADVQRISNYLNGLTTMEGSFIQTNPDGSISEGKFYIRKPGLMRFEYAPPNPAVVVSDGTWVAVVDRASNAGAQRYPLGETPLDLILRDRVDLAREGAVQSVEREGGQLRVRALDPDAPRKGDITMVFSDNPLELRQWIVRDENGGITTVVLSEMRRGVQLERSLFSIESAEMDRKGR; encoded by the coding sequence ATGAACAAGCGCAGTTTTCTCGGCGGCATGGCCGCAATCGCCCTTCTGGCTGCCACCGGCGCTTCAGCGCAGAGCGGAGCCGATGTCCAGCGGATCTCGAACTACCTCAACGGTCTCACCACCATGGAGGGGAGCTTCATCCAGACCAACCCGGACGGGTCGATCTCGGAAGGGAAGTTCTACATCCGCAAGCCCGGCCTGATGCGGTTCGAATACGCCCCGCCGAACCCGGCGGTGGTCGTCTCCGACGGCACCTGGGTGGCGGTGGTGGACCGGGCCTCCAACGCCGGCGCGCAGCGCTACCCGCTGGGGGAGACGCCGCTGGACCTCATCCTGCGCGACCGCGTGGACCTGGCCCGCGAAGGCGCGGTGCAGAGCGTGGAGCGCGAGGGCGGCCAGCTGCGCGTCCGCGCGCTGGACCCCGACGCGCCGAGGAAGGGCGACATCACCATGGTGTTCTCCGACAACCCGCTGGAGCTGCGCCAGTGGATCGTGCGGGACGAGAACGGCGGCATCACCACTGTCGTGCTCTCCGAGATGCGCCGCGGCGTGCAGCTCGAACGCTCGCTGTTCAGCATCGAATCCGCCGAGATGGACCGCAAGGGGCGCTGA